The Streptococcus viridans genome contains the following window.
CATTGATACCGAGAGTATCCGCAGCTTGTGGGTGTTCACCGACTGAGCGAAGGCGAAGACCGAATTTCGTTTTAAACATGATAAACCATGCTACAAATGAAAATCCAATCGCGACATATCCCATTAAACTTGTATTCTTGAAGAAGATATCACCAATGACAGGAATATCAGACAAGAGAGGAAAATCAAATTTACCAAATGACAAATCGATATTGTTGGTTTGACCTTTTCCATAGATGGCTTTTACCAAGAAGACGGCTAAGGCAGGAGCCAACAAGTTCAATACTGTACCACTCACCACGTGGTCAGCACGGAAGTTAATAGTCGCTACCGCATGGATGGCAGAGAAAATAAGACCAACCAAACCACCTGCAAGGAGAGACAACCAGATTGTCATGCCACCAAGAGAGCTAGCAAAAGTCAAGTTAAACACAACCCCTGTGAAAGCTCCCATAACCATGATACCTTCCAAACCAACATTAACGACACCAGCATGTTCGGAGTAGGCTCCTCCGATACTAGTGAAAATGAGGGGAGCAGCATAGACCAGCATATTCGATACAAGAATCGTTAGTATAGCAACCGTATTC
Protein-coding sequences here:
- a CDS encoding ABC transporter permease, whose product is MNTVAILTILVSNMLVYAAPLIFTSIGGAYSEHAGVVNVGLEGIMVMGAFTGVVFNLTFASSLGGMTIWLSLLAGGLVGLIFSAIHAVATINFRADHVVSGTVLNLLAPALAVFLVKAIYGKGQTNNIDLSFGKFDFPLLSDIPVIGDIFFKNTSLMGYVAIGFSFVAWFIMFKTKFGLRLRSVGEHPQAADTLGINVYLMRYYGVLISGFLGGVGGALYAQSASVNFSATTIVGPGFIALAAMIFGKWSPIGAMLSSLFFGLSQALAVVSTQIPFLAHIPGVYLRIAPYVLTIIVLAAFFGKSVAPKADGVNYIKSK